A genome region from Chthonomonas sp. includes the following:
- a CDS encoding flagellar hook-length control protein FliK, with translation MQIESLLQLGAVPAETGAQFGAPAVSPDLAPEFAGLLEQALTTPPDVPDPGPPGPPINLTIEEAHIELPNATETQPLDLPIEPRNAAHTDCRPQTDGDDEVEPALTAEVLAYAVPPQFVPSAAIVATDEPEAKVETVGAVAPDEEPVFAPSREFAEYDLAPKADAKVEVTTPEQDLQVAPGTVKQSADTQLLTSEQLDFLNPTKVEQSAEVPRHPLTGEPLNPAKITFTTDEIAPKQPAEAKVTTPTEPVVAAQPKPKSKFAFADRVDMKRAFESGFSETIERVEVPAQPVTETVTKAAKPTPEPVVEPQAPANAPKEEVFQLKGSETTPIKDGLLTLETKETSKDSKPVDEPKADLTTREGVAPTRTEASQPKEKPQAPIDDAKLHRQIVDRAETFLAFRREGALTIHLEPRELGQITMSVKLDNGQVRTEIQATNQQVAQSLESNKQQLVQQVESRGLSLGSLNVSTGGHSGNQQGQHQTATHQDFARQQQLARHFAPPSHALAPVARAYTSPTSMGLDYLI, from the coding sequence ATGCAGATCGAGTCGCTACTTCAACTAGGAGCAGTTCCCGCGGAAACCGGAGCGCAGTTTGGCGCGCCGGCAGTCTCGCCGGACCTGGCCCCGGAGTTTGCGGGTCTCTTGGAACAGGCGCTCACCACGCCGCCCGATGTTCCAGACCCGGGACCACCCGGCCCTCCGATCAACCTGACGATCGAGGAAGCGCACATCGAATTGCCGAATGCAACCGAAACCCAGCCGCTGGACCTCCCGATCGAACCACGAAACGCCGCTCACACGGACTGCCGCCCGCAGACCGATGGCGACGACGAGGTCGAGCCCGCGCTTACCGCCGAGGTTCTCGCCTATGCGGTGCCGCCGCAGTTCGTTCCGTCAGCTGCGATCGTGGCCACCGATGAGCCGGAAGCCAAGGTCGAAACCGTGGGTGCCGTAGCCCCGGATGAAGAGCCCGTGTTCGCCCCGAGCCGCGAGTTCGCCGAATACGACCTCGCGCCAAAGGCCGATGCCAAGGTGGAAGTCACCACGCCCGAGCAAGACTTGCAGGTCGCGCCTGGCACCGTCAAGCAGTCGGCTGACACCCAGCTGCTGACCAGCGAGCAACTCGACTTTCTGAACCCGACGAAGGTGGAGCAATCCGCAGAAGTGCCGCGCCATCCGCTCACCGGCGAGCCCTTGAATCCGGCGAAAATCACGTTCACGACGGACGAGATTGCTCCCAAGCAACCCGCCGAAGCCAAGGTCACCACCCCGACTGAGCCAGTGGTCGCCGCCCAACCGAAGCCCAAGAGCAAGTTCGCGTTCGCCGACCGCGTGGATATGAAGCGCGCCTTTGAAAGCGGCTTCTCGGAAACCATCGAGCGTGTTGAAGTCCCAGCGCAACCCGTGACCGAAACCGTGACCAAGGCCGCCAAGCCCACGCCGGAACCGGTCGTGGAGCCGCAGGCACCCGCCAACGCGCCGAAGGAAGAAGTTTTCCAACTCAAGGGCAGCGAGACCACCCCAATTAAGGACGGACTCCTCACCCTCGAAACCAAGGAAACAAGCAAGGATTCCAAGCCGGTTGACGAACCAAAGGCTGACTTGACGACCCGCGAAGGCGTAGCGCCGACGCGCACCGAAGCGAGCCAGCCTAAGGAAAAGCCGCAAGCCCCGATTGACGATGCCAAACTGCACCGTCAAATCGTGGACCGCGCCGAGACTTTCCTCGCGTTTCGCCGAGAAGGTGCGTTGACCATCCATCTGGAACCGCGCGAATTGGGCCAGATCACGATGAGCGTGAAGCTTGACAACGGCCAGGTCCGCACCGAGATTCAGGCCACCAATCAGCAAGTCGCGCAGTCGCTGGAAAGCAATAAGCAGCAACTCGTGCAGCAGGTTGAGAGCCGCGGCCTTAGCCTGGGCTCGCTCAACGTGAGCACCGGCGGCCATTCCGGCAACCAGCAAGGTCAGCACCAAACCGCGACGCACCAAGATTTCGCCCGCCAGCAACAACTGGCTCGACACTTCGCTCCTCCGAGCCACGCCCTCGCCCCGGTCGCCCGAGCTTATACCTCGCCTACGTCCATGGGCCTCGACTACCTCATCTAG